The sequence AGAGCCTCACAAAATTCCGTTAACGATCGTTTCTCGATGTCAGCGGTTTGATTTTCGGCGCATTGAGCTCAAATCCATCGTTTCACGTTTAAAAACGGTTGTTGCTGAAGAAGGTATAGATGTAGAGGAAGAAGCATTGTTTGCAATTGCGCGTGCTGCTGATGGTGGAATGCGTGATGCGTTAAGCTTGCTTGATCAAGCCATTTCTTTTAGTGATGACCGGGTGTTGCTTGAAGATGTGTTAGCGGTTACAGGCGCTGTCTCACAGCGGAAAATTGCTGATTTAATTTACGCGATGTATGAAAAGAAGACGGTTGAGGCGTTACGCCTTTTTCAAGATTTAATGGAACAAGGGAAAGATCCGAACCGTCTCGTCGAAGATTTAATTTATTATTACCGAGATATGCTTTTATATAAAGCAGCGCCACAGCTTGAGGATGTGACGCATCGTGTGCTTGTTGATGAGCGATTTCGAGAGCTTTCTGACATGATTCCGACATCGTTCATATATGAAGCGATCGATTTGTTAAGCAAAAGCCAACACGATATGCGTTTGACAAATCATCCACGTATTCATATGGAAGTCACGATCGTAAAACTTTGTTATGAAGAGGAGCATGCGATAAAATCTACTTCCTCCCTAGATTTAGAGGAGAAGGTAAAACAGCTTGAGCAACAATTGGAGAAACTAAAAGAAGCAGGTGTGAAGCCTGCTGCTTCGGAAGTTAGTGAACCGGTGAAAAAAACGGTGAAAAATATTCGCACAGACTATAAAATACCGATAGGACGCATTCATGAAGTGCTTCGCCAAGCGACGCATCAGCACTTATCTCTTGTTAAAGGGAATTGGGGGCATGTGCTTGATTTGCTGAAGAAGCAAAACAAAGTGTCCCATGCAGCATTATTACAAGAAAGTGAACCTGTAGCAGCAAGTAGCACAGCTTTCGTGCTAAAATTTAAATATGAAATTCACTGTAAGATGGTTGCTGATAATAGTAACTACGTCAAAGATAATTTAGAGCAAGTATTATTTGAATTAACAGGGAAAAAACTCGATACGATCCCTGTTCCAGAAAGCGAATGGCTTCAAATTCGCGAGCAGTTTATTCGGCAGCAAACAAATGAAGACGAACATCATGAACAGGAAGATCCATTTATTGCAGAAGCAAAAAAATGGTTTGGTGAACACTTAATTGAAATTAAAGAATAATGGAGGAATGATGACAATGATGCGTGGAATGGGAAATATGCAAAAAATGATGAAGCAAATGCAAAAAATGCAAAAAGATATGGAGAAAGCGCAAGCAGAGTTAGCAGAAAAAACGGTTGAAGGAACAGCAGGAGGCGGAATGGTCACTGTTGTCGCGAACGGTCATAAACAAATTTTAGAAGTGAGAATTAAAGAGGAAGTTGTTGATCCAGAAGATATCGACATGTTGCAAGATTTAGTGCTTGCAGCAACGAATGATGCGTTGAAAAAGGTAGATGAGTTAACAGCAGAAACAATGGGGCAGTTTACAAAAGGATTGAACATACCGGGATTATTCTAGGGGGTTCGTATGTATTATCCAGAGCCGATATCGAAGCTAATCGACAGTTTTATGAAATTGCCAGGCATCGGACCGAAAACGGCCGTCCGTCTGGCGTTTTTTGTATTAAACATGAAAGAAGATGTAGTACTAGATTTCGCAAAAGCGCTTGTCAATGCGAAAAGAAATTTAACATATTGCTCATCATGTGGTCATATTACGGATAAAGATCCTTGTTATATTTGCGAAGATGATAAGCGTGATCGTTCCATCATTTGTGTCGTTCAAGATCCGAAAGACGTTATTGCTATGGAAAAAATGAAAGAATATAACGGGCTATATCATGTGTTACATGGGGCAATTTCACCAATGGAAGGAATTGGTCCGGAAGATATTAAAATTGCTGAATTGCTTAGACGTCTTCAAGATGAAACGGTTCAAGAAGTAATTTTAGCTACGAATCCAAACATCGAAGGTGAAGCAACCGCTATGTATATTTCACGCTTGTTAAAACCAACAGGTGTAAAAATTACGCGCATTGCTCACGGGCTACCGGTTGGTGGCGATTTGGAGTATGCGGACGAAGTGACGTTATCTAAAGCTCTTGAAGGAAGAAGGGAATTGTAGTGTTTTGGAAGAAAAAGGGGTGGCTACGCAAACAATTTAACGATCAGCTGATTGAACGTTTGCAACGTTATCGTGATGATTGGATGGAAAAAAAACAATTAATAGAAAAAAGTGTCGAACCATCCGACAAAATCATCTTCGATTTAAAAATTGCTGAAGCAAAATATTTATTTCTCCTTCGAGAAGCAAAAAAGAGAAAAGTGACAATTGGGAAGGGATGATTCCCCTTCCCTTTCGTATGGGCTTGTCATATAGAAAAGAGGTGGGCATATATTTAAAAATAAAACAGCTTGAAGGGGAGAAAATGATGAATGAAACTGTTGTCATTGTGTCGATCGTTAGTTTAATTGTTATTATTTTGCTTATTGGTATTCCGATACGCTTGACTCGATTCATTGGAGAAGGAATTGCTCGTTTAGTGATCGGGGCTTTATTTATTTTTTTAATTAATGTTGTTGGTGGTGTATTAAGTATTCATCTGCCGATTAATTTGTTTACAGTAGCAGTTACCGGATTTCTAGGTATTCCTGGTGTTGTAGCACTCATTTTCCTTCAACAATATGTCATTTCATAAACGGACATATCCGTTTATTTTTTTGTTGACGAACATACGCATTCATGATATATTACTAAATGTCGTTGTTGATAATAAAAAGATGTTGACGAGTGATGTTTTTTGTAGTATTATAAATCATGTCTTTGTTGTTCTTTGAAAACTGAACAAAACAGCAGCGTAAAAGCTAGAGATATGAACTTTCTATGGAGAGTTTGATCCTGGCTCAGGACGAACGCTGGCGGCGTGCCTAATACATGCAAGTCGAGCGGACGAATCGAAAGCTTGCTTTTGATTCGTTAGCGGCGGACGGGTGAGTAACACGTGGGCAACCTGCCCTGTAGACGGGGATAACACCGAGAAATCGGTGCTAATACCGGATAACACGAAATGTCGCATGACGTTTCGTTGAAAGACGGCGCAAGCTGTCGCTACAGGATGGGCCCGCGGCGCATTAGCTAGTTGGTGAGGTAACGGCTCACCAAGGCGACGATGCGTAGCCGACCTGAGAGGGTGATCGGCCACACTGGGACTGAGACACGGCCCAGACTCCTACGGGAGGCAGCAGTAGGGAATCTTCCGCAATGGACGAAAGTCTGACGGAGCAACGCCGCGTGAGCGAAGAAGGCCTTCGGGTCGTAAAGCTCTGTTGTTAGGGAAGAACAAGTAACGCAGTAACTGGCGTTACCGTGACGGTACCTAACGAGAAAGCCACGGCTAACTACGTGCCAGCAGCCGCGGTAATACGTAGGTGGCAAGCGTTGTCCGGAATTATTGGGCGTAAAG comes from Anoxybacillus flavithermus and encodes:
- the dnaX gene encoding DNA polymerase III subunit gamma/tau, with protein sequence MSYRALYRVFRPQSFKDVVGQEHVTKTLQNALLQQKISHAYLFSGPRGTGKTSIAKIFAKAVNCEHRPTAEPCNECPTCLGIMNGSISDVLEIDAASNNGVDEIRDIRDKVKFAPTSAPYKVYIIDEVHMLSIGAFNALLKTLEEPPKHVIFILATTEPHKIPLTIVSRCQRFDFRRIELKSIVSRLKTVVAEEGIDVEEEALFAIARAADGGMRDALSLLDQAISFSDDRVLLEDVLAVTGAVSQRKIADLIYAMYEKKTVEALRLFQDLMEQGKDPNRLVEDLIYYYRDMLLYKAAPQLEDVTHRVLVDERFRELSDMIPTSFIYEAIDLLSKSQHDMRLTNHPRIHMEVTIVKLCYEEEHAIKSTSSLDLEEKVKQLEQQLEKLKEAGVKPAASEVSEPVKKTVKNIRTDYKIPIGRIHEVLRQATHQHLSLVKGNWGHVLDLLKKQNKVSHAALLQESEPVAASSTAFVLKFKYEIHCKMVADNSNYVKDNLEQVLFELTGKKLDTIPVPESEWLQIREQFIRQQTNEDEHHEQEDPFIAEAKKWFGEHLIEIKE
- a CDS encoding YbaB/EbfC family nucleoid-associated protein, with translation MMRGMGNMQKMMKQMQKMQKDMEKAQAELAEKTVEGTAGGGMVTVVANGHKQILEVRIKEEVVDPEDIDMLQDLVLAATNDALKKVDELTAETMGQFTKGLNIPGLF
- the recR gene encoding recombination mediator RecR, yielding MYYPEPISKLIDSFMKLPGIGPKTAVRLAFFVLNMKEDVVLDFAKALVNAKRNLTYCSSCGHITDKDPCYICEDDKRDRSIICVVQDPKDVIAMEKMKEYNGLYHVLHGAISPMEGIGPEDIKIAELLRRLQDETVQEVILATNPNIEGEATAMYISRLLKPTGVKITRIAHGLPVGGDLEYADEVTLSKALEGRREL
- a CDS encoding YaaL family protein, which codes for MFWKKKGWLRKQFNDQLIERLQRYRDDWMEKKQLIEKSVEPSDKIIFDLKIAEAKYLFLLREAKKRKVTIGKG
- a CDS encoding pro-sigmaK processing inhibitor BofA family protein; this encodes MNETVVIVSIVSLIVIILLIGIPIRLTRFIGEGIARLVIGALFIFLINVVGGVLSIHLPINLFTVAVTGFLGIPGVVALIFLQQYVIS